Proteins from a genomic interval of Pseudomonas paeninsulae:
- a CDS encoding hybrid sensor histidine kinase/response regulator, with the protein MSLSSGLIAAVALIYMTILFAIAFYGDRRRAPLPPRMRAWVYSLSLAVYCTSWTFFGAVGQAAEQLWSFLPIYLGPIIIMLFAPWVLQKMVMISKEENITSIADFIAARYGKSQALAIVVALICLVGVLPYIALQLKGIVLGVNLLIGAGADSTGTRAQDTALIVSLVLALFTILFGTRNLDVTEHHRGMVLAIAFESIVKLLAFLAVGAFVTYGLYNGFGDLFEQARNTPALDEFWAEAVNWPAMMTLTGMSMIAIICLPRQFHVTVVENIEPKDLRLARWVFPAYLVLAALFVVPIALAGQMLLPAGVTPDSFVISLPLAQAHPILAVLAFIGGASAATGMVIVASVALSTMISNDMLLPWLLHRQNTERPFEAFRHWMLTARRVSIVLILLLAYVCYRLLGSNASLATIGQISFAAISQLAPAMFGALVWKQANRRGVFAGMALGALIWFYTLIMPLVARSAGWSLDSLPGLQALLYAPIGFAVDPLTRGVVLSLAGNFLLFVWVSYFSRTRVSEHWQAGRFIGHDFGVKPSNRSLLAVQVNDLLILASRFVGAERAQQSFIRCAHRQGQSFNPNLPANSEWIAHTERLLAGVLGASSTRAVVKAAIEGREMQVEDVARIVDEASEVLQFNRALLQGAIENITQGISVVDQSLRLVAWNHRYVELFDYPDGQVYVGRPIAELIRFNAQRGLLGAGDIDIEESVARRLHWMRQGTAHSYERTFPNGRAIELIGNPMPGGGFVMSFTDITEFREAERALKDANEGLEQRVAARTHELSQLNQALTEAKSVAEAANQSKTRFLAAVSHDLMQPLNAARLFSAALSHQEEALPHEAKELVRHLDSSLRSAEDLISDLLDISRLENGRITPDRNAFVLNTLFDTLGAEFKVLAAECGVDFRLRGSRLRVDSDSKLLRRVLQNFLTNAFRYAKGRVLLGVRRSGGQLRLEVWDRGPGIPEDKRKVIFEEFKRLDSHQTRAEKGLGLGLAIADGLCRVLEHRLEVRSWPGKGSVFSVTVPLARTPLAKPKPANAELNGQLLTGSQVLCIDNEDSILTGMHSLLSRWGCQVWTARNRLECEHLLSEDVRPHLALVDYHLDEGETGTELMAWLRTRLGEPVPGVVISADGRPEVIAEVHAAGLDYLAKPVKPAALRALLSRHLTLR; encoded by the coding sequence ATGTCTTTGTCCAGCGGGCTGATCGCTGCGGTCGCCTTGATCTATATGACCATTCTCTTCGCCATCGCCTTCTATGGCGACCGGCGCCGCGCGCCCTTGCCGCCGCGCATGCGCGCGTGGGTCTATAGCCTGTCGCTGGCGGTCTACTGCACCAGCTGGACCTTCTTCGGCGCGGTCGGCCAGGCTGCCGAGCAGCTCTGGTCATTCCTGCCGATCTACCTGGGGCCGATCATCATCATGCTGTTCGCCCCCTGGGTGCTGCAGAAGATGGTGATGATCAGCAAAGAGGAGAACATCACCTCCATCGCTGACTTCATCGCGGCGCGCTACGGTAAATCCCAGGCCCTGGCGATAGTCGTAGCCCTGATCTGCCTGGTGGGCGTGCTGCCCTATATCGCCCTGCAACTCAAGGGCATCGTGCTCGGGGTCAACCTGCTGATCGGCGCTGGCGCCGACTCCACGGGCACCCGCGCCCAGGACACCGCGCTGATCGTATCGCTGGTCCTGGCACTGTTCACCATCCTGTTTGGCACGCGCAATCTGGACGTCACCGAGCATCACCGCGGCATGGTGCTGGCGATCGCCTTCGAATCGATTGTCAAACTGCTGGCCTTCCTCGCCGTCGGCGCGTTCGTCACCTACGGCCTCTATAACGGTTTCGGCGATCTGTTCGAGCAGGCCCGCAACACCCCCGCACTCGACGAATTCTGGGCCGAGGCGGTGAACTGGCCGGCGATGATGACGCTGACCGGCATGTCGATGATCGCCATCATCTGCCTGCCGCGACAGTTCCACGTCACCGTGGTGGAAAACATCGAGCCCAAGGACCTGCGCCTGGCCCGCTGGGTGTTCCCCGCCTACCTGGTGCTGGCCGCGCTGTTCGTCGTACCTATTGCCCTGGCCGGGCAGATGCTGCTGCCGGCCGGCGTGACGCCAGACTCCTTCGTTATCAGCCTGCCGCTGGCCCAGGCGCACCCGATCCTGGCCGTGCTGGCCTTCATTGGCGGCGCCTCGGCCGCCACCGGCATGGTCATCGTCGCCTCGGTGGCGCTGTCGACCATGATTTCCAACGACATGCTGCTGCCCTGGCTGTTGCATCGGCAGAACACCGAGCGGCCGTTCGAGGCCTTCCGCCACTGGATGCTCACGGCACGCCGGGTGAGCATCGTGCTGATCCTGCTGCTGGCCTATGTCTGCTACCGCCTGCTCGGCTCCAACGCCAGCCTGGCGACCATTGGCCAAATTTCGTTCGCCGCCATCAGCCAGTTGGCACCGGCGATGTTCGGCGCCCTGGTATGGAAGCAGGCCAACCGCCGCGGCGTATTTGCCGGGATGGCCCTCGGCGCGCTGATCTGGTTCTACACCCTGATCATGCCGCTGGTGGCGCGCAGCGCCGGCTGGTCGCTGGACAGCCTGCCCGGCCTGCAAGCACTGCTCTACGCGCCGATCGGCTTCGCGGTCGACCCCCTGACCCGCGGCGTGGTGCTGTCGCTGGCCGGTAACTTCCTGCTGTTCGTCTGGGTGTCCTACTTCTCCCGCACGCGGGTTTCCGAACACTGGCAAGCCGGCCGTTTCATCGGTCACGACTTCGGTGTCAAACCGAGCAACCGCAGCCTGCTGGCGGTCCAGGTCAACGACTTGCTGATCCTTGCCAGCCGCTTCGTCGGCGCGGAGCGCGCACAACAGAGTTTTATCCGCTGTGCCCACCGCCAGGGTCAGAGCTTCAACCCCAACCTGCCGGCCAACAGCGAGTGGATCGCCCACACCGAACGCCTGCTCGCCGGCGTGCTCGGCGCCTCCTCGACCCGGGCGGTGGTCAAGGCGGCCATCGAAGGACGCGAGATGCAGGTCGAGGATGTGGCGCGCATCGTCGACGAAGCCAGCGAGGTGCTGCAGTTCAACCGCGCCCTGCTGCAAGGGGCGATCGAGAACATCACCCAGGGCATCAGCGTGGTCGATCAATCGTTGCGTCTGGTGGCCTGGAACCATCGGTATGTCGAGCTGTTCGACTACCCGGACGGCCAAGTCTACGTCGGCCGGCCGATTGCCGAGCTAATCCGCTTCAACGCCCAACGCGGTCTGCTCGGCGCAGGTGACATCGATATCGAAGAGAGCGTTGCCAGGCGCCTGCACTGGATGCGCCAGGGCACCGCGCACAGTTACGAGCGCACCTTCCCCAACGGCCGGGCGATCGAACTGATCGGCAATCCGATGCCCGGCGGCGGCTTCGTCATGAGCTTCACCGACATCACCGAATTCCGCGAGGCCGAGCGGGCGCTCAAGGACGCCAACGAAGGCCTGGAACAGCGGGTTGCCGCACGCACCCATGAACTGTCACAACTGAATCAGGCGCTGACCGAGGCCAAGAGCGTGGCCGAGGCGGCCAACCAGTCGAAAACCCGCTTCCTCGCTGCCGTCAGCCACGACCTGATGCAGCCGCTGAACGCCGCGCGACTGTTCTCCGCGGCGCTCTCCCACCAGGAGGAAGCGCTGCCGCACGAGGCCAAGGAACTGGTGCGCCACCTGGACAGCTCGCTGCGTTCGGCGGAAGACCTGATCAGCGACCTGTTGGACATCTCGCGTCTGGAGAATGGCCGCATCACCCCGGACCGCAACGCCTTCGTTCTCAATACCCTGTTCGATACCCTGGGCGCCGAGTTCAAGGTACTGGCCGCCGAATGCGGCGTCGACTTCCGCCTGCGCGGCAGCCGCCTGCGCGTGGACAGCGACAGCAAACTGCTGCGCCGGGTGCTGCAGAACTTTCTCACCAACGCCTTCCGCTACGCCAAGGGCCGCGTGTTGCTGGGCGTGCGCCGCTCAGGCGGGCAACTGCGCCTGGAAGTCTGGGACCGCGGCCCGGGGATCCCGGAAGACAAGCGCAAGGTGATCTTCGAGGAATTCAAGCGTCTGGACAGCCACCAGACCCGCGCCGAAAAAGGCCTCGGCCTCGGCCTGGCAATTGCCGACGGCCTGTGTCGGGTGCTCGAGCACAGGCTGGAGGTGCGGTCCTGGCCGGGCAAGGGCAGCGTCTTCAGCGTCACCGTGCCGCTGGCCCGCACCCCGCTGGCCAAACCCAAGCCGGCCAACGCCGAACTCAATGGCCAGCTGCTGACCGGCAGCCAGGTGCTGTGCATCGACAACGAGGACAGCATCCTCACCGGCATGCACAGCCTGCTGTCACGCTGGGGCTGCCAGGTATGGACCGCGCGCAACCGCCTGGAATGCGAACACCTGCTCAGCGAGGACGTCCGCCCGCACCTGGCCCTGGTCGACTACCACCTCGACGAAGGCGAAACCGGCACCGAGTTGATGGCCTGGCTGCGCACCCGCTTAGGCGAGCCGGTGCCCGGCGTGGTGATCAGCGCCGACGGCCGCCCCGAAGTGATCGCCGAAGTCCACGCCGCCGGCCTCGATTACCTGGCCAAGCCGGTCAAGCCCGCAGCCTTGCGCGCCCTGCTCAGCCGCCACCTGACGTTGCGCTAG
- a CDS encoding MgtC/SapB family protein, with translation MPEALDTLVNFASALAAGLLIGAERGWQERNSEDGRLAAGIRTFALTGLLGGFAMLLGERFGVVAWAVVFIGFAALVLASYFGDLLQSGDKGLTSEVAMLITFILGSLAVAGHPPLAAAGAVAVALLLSLKRTLHGALRQLNEAELSAVLKLLFISLVLLPALPNQGYGPWQAFNPYVTWWMVVLIAGLGFAAYVAIRLVGTRHGLLITALLGGIVSSTAMTVTLARLNQQRGLHAMLACGLLATSALMFPRVLLEVGLINAQLLPRLLWPLGVAALVYAGGALVYFRLAGSLSEENAEPALKNPFELGSALRFAALLVLILFLAEGARRWLGDAGVYLVALFSGLADVDPITLTLARSAKAELAPQVAVHGIFLAVLSNSLIKGLLIALIGGRQLALRTLPVMAAGLLTGATVLLLV, from the coding sequence ATGCCCGAGGCGCTCGACACCCTAGTGAATTTCGCCAGCGCGCTGGCGGCTGGCCTGCTGATCGGCGCCGAACGCGGCTGGCAGGAGCGCAACAGCGAGGACGGTCGCCTGGCTGCCGGTATCCGCACGTTTGCCTTGACCGGCTTGCTCGGTGGTTTCGCCATGCTGCTCGGCGAGCGCTTCGGCGTGGTCGCCTGGGCGGTCGTCTTCATCGGTTTCGCCGCGCTGGTACTCGCCTCGTACTTCGGCGACCTGCTGCAAAGCGGCGACAAGGGCCTGACCAGCGAAGTCGCAATGCTGATCACCTTCATCCTCGGCAGCCTGGCAGTCGCCGGACATCCTCCGCTGGCCGCTGCCGGTGCCGTGGCGGTGGCACTGCTACTGAGCCTCAAACGCACCCTGCACGGCGCCCTACGCCAACTCAACGAGGCGGAACTGTCGGCCGTGCTGAAACTGCTGTTCATTTCCCTAGTGCTGCTGCCAGCCCTGCCCAACCAGGGCTACGGCCCCTGGCAGGCGTTCAACCCCTATGTCACCTGGTGGATGGTGGTGTTGATTGCCGGTCTCGGCTTTGCCGCCTATGTGGCAATCCGCCTGGTCGGCACCCGCCATGGCCTGCTGATCACCGCGCTGCTGGGCGGCATCGTCTCCTCCACCGCGATGACCGTCACCCTCGCCCGCCTGAACCAGCAGCGCGGCCTGCACGCCATGCTGGCCTGCGGCCTGCTGGCGACCTCGGCCCTGATGTTTCCTCGCGTGCTGCTGGAAGTCGGCCTGATCAATGCCCAATTGCTGCCGCGCCTGCTCTGGCCATTGGGCGTGGCGGCCCTGGTCTATGCCGGGGGCGCGCTGGTCTATTTTCGCCTGGCCGGCAGCCTGTCGGAGGAAAACGCCGAACCAGCCCTGAAGAACCCCTTCGAGCTGGGCTCGGCGCTGCGATTCGCCGCGCTGCTGGTGCTGATCCTGTTTCTCGCGGAAGGCGCACGGCGCTGGCTTGGCGATGCTGGCGTGTACCTGGTGGCGCTGTTCTCCGGACTGGCCGACGTGGACCCCATCACCCTGACCCTGGCACGCAGCGCCAAAGCCGAGCTGGCTCCGCAGGTCGCGGTGCACGGCATCTTCCTCGCGGTCCTGAGTAACAGCCTGATCAAGGGCTTGCTGATCGCCCTGATCGGCGGCCGTCAGCTGGCCCTGCGGACCCTGCCGGTAATGGCCGCTGGCCTGCTGACGGGTGCGACGGTGTTGCTGCTGGTTTGA
- a CDS encoding IS110 family RNA-guided transposase, whose translation MKPAAIVSIDLGKQTFHVVAHDEHGHELHRKKLSRKTYPKYFANLPPCIVAMEACGGSHFMAREMVRFGHQPKLIAAQHVRPYVKSNKNDYADAEAICEAAGRPSMRFVAPKSEAQQSLAMLGAVRESYIKDRTATSNRIHSMCLEVGIGLSPGYKSIRELPVVLEDCTFHPAIKSLLMELHSHFIYLDQKLKVMDRQVECQAAEDDLAHRLMTIPCVGPVISTALAAELGDGRQFKCGRDYAASIGLVPKQHTTGGKPVLLGISKRGDRNQRRLLIQCARVYLINLERQKGQLADWVRQLLSSHHANKVACALANKIARIAWAIAANHREYDAGPSAMNA comes from the coding sequence ATGAAACCTGCAGCGATTGTCAGCATTGATTTGGGAAAACAGACCTTCCACGTAGTCGCTCATGATGAGCATGGGCACGAGCTTCATCGTAAGAAGCTCAGCCGCAAGACATACCCCAAGTACTTTGCCAACCTTCCACCCTGCATCGTGGCAATGGAAGCCTGTGGCGGGTCGCATTTCATGGCCCGAGAGATGGTCAGGTTCGGGCATCAGCCCAAGCTGATCGCGGCTCAACACGTGCGACCCTACGTCAAAAGCAACAAAAACGACTACGCCGACGCTGAGGCTATTTGCGAGGCGGCGGGCCGTCCCAGCATGCGCTTTGTGGCGCCCAAGTCCGAGGCGCAGCAGTCGCTCGCGATGCTCGGTGCAGTGCGTGAAAGTTACATCAAGGACCGCACTGCTACTTCCAACCGCATCCATTCGATGTGTCTGGAGGTCGGCATCGGCCTGTCTCCCGGATACAAATCGATCAGGGAATTGCCTGTTGTGCTTGAAGATTGCACCTTTCATCCGGCCATCAAGTCGCTGCTGATGGAGCTGCACAGCCACTTCATCTACCTGGACCAGAAGCTCAAGGTCATGGATCGACAGGTCGAATGCCAAGCCGCTGAAGATGACCTGGCTCATCGTTTGATGACGATCCCCTGCGTTGGCCCGGTCATCTCCACCGCCCTGGCTGCGGAGTTGGGCGATGGTCGTCAATTCAAGTGCGGGCGGGACTACGCCGCCTCGATAGGGCTTGTGCCCAAACAGCACACTACCGGCGGCAAGCCGGTGCTGCTGGGTATCAGCAAACGAGGAGATCGAAATCAGCGACGACTGCTGATCCAGTGCGCTCGGGTCTACCTGATAAACCTGGAGCGACAAAAAGGCCAGTTGGCAGACTGGGTCCGCCAACTGTTAAGCAGCCATCACGCCAACAAGGTAGCGTGTGCGCTGGCCAACAAGATAGCGCGTATCGCCTGGGCGATAGCCGCAAACCACCGCGAATATGATGCAGGGCCAAGCGCGATGAACGCCTGA